The Oxalobacteraceae bacterium OTU3CINTB1 genome includes a window with the following:
- a CDS encoding polysaccharide biosynthesis/export family protein: MHNVTPSIFTVRHAYLPARPPRAPRLAFFFAFALCMLGGCATGMHSAPAPEDAEVIPITEQWLDAEQKSNASAPAAGQDLGSLAVTEPGLYTYILGVGDVLAITLWDHPELTGAVARDQGVDGAGLGPPAASFVIDQHGKLQFPFAGSMDFAGLTREQAGALLTKRLARYFRDPRVTLSVQAYRSQRVYIDGEVRTPGLQTVNDIPMTLLEAVNRAGGLTPNADQSRITVERAGRRHQVDLIRALRDGRHAAAVMLANGDIVRVPPRDESKVFVAGEVLQPRSLTMHDGRLTLNEALGEVGGINPQSGDAGQVYVVRQTAQGPRVYRLDARPSRALALAERFALRPKDVVYVAASPLANWHRAISQLFPGELSSAVGATTRP; encoded by the coding sequence ATGCACAACGTCACACCGTCTATTTTCACTGTCCGCCACGCATATTTGCCGGCGCGGCCGCCGCGCGCGCCCAGGCTCGCCTTCTTCTTCGCCTTCGCGCTGTGCATGCTGGGCGGCTGCGCCACCGGCATGCACAGCGCGCCCGCGCCGGAAGACGCCGAGGTCATTCCCATCACCGAGCAATGGCTGGACGCCGAGCAGAAGAGTAACGCCAGCGCGCCGGCGGCCGGCCAGGACCTGGGCAGCCTGGCCGTCACCGAGCCGGGCTTGTATACCTATATCCTGGGCGTCGGCGACGTGCTGGCAATCACCCTGTGGGACCATCCGGAGCTGACCGGCGCGGTGGCGCGCGACCAGGGCGTCGACGGCGCCGGGCTGGGGCCGCCGGCCGCCAGTTTTGTCATCGACCAGCACGGCAAGCTGCAGTTCCCGTTCGCCGGCAGCATGGACTTCGCCGGGCTCACGCGCGAGCAGGCCGGCGCCTTGCTGACCAAGCGGCTGGCACGCTACTTCCGCGATCCGCGCGTCACGCTCAGCGTGCAGGCCTACCGCAGTCAGCGCGTCTACATCGACGGCGAAGTGCGCACGCCGGGCCTGCAAACCGTCAACGACATTCCGATGACCCTGCTCGAGGCGGTCAACCGGGCCGGCGGCCTGACGCCCAACGCCGACCAGAGCCGCATCACCGTCGAGCGCGCGGGGCGGCGCCACCAGGTCGACCTGATCCGGGCGCTGCGCGACGGCCGCCACGCCGCCGCCGTGATGCTGGCCAACGGCGATATCGTGCGGGTGCCGCCGCGCGACGAGAGCAAGGTGTTCGTCGCCGGCGAGGTGTTGCAACCGCGTTCGCTGACCATGCACGACGGCCGGCTGACCCTGAACGAGGCGCTCGGCGAAGTCGGCGGCATCAATCCGCAGAGCGGCGACGCCGGCCAGGTGTACGTGGTGCGGCAGACGGCGCAGGGGCCGCGCGTGTACCGGCTCGACGCCCGGCCGTCGCGGGCGCTGGCGCTGGCCGAACGCTTCGCGCTGCGCCCCAAGGACGTCGTGTACGTGGCCGCGTCGCCGCTGGCCAACTGGCACCGCGCGATCAGCCAGCTGTTCCCCGGCGAGCTGTCGTCCGCCGTCGGCGCCACCACCAGACCATAG
- a CDS encoding Wzz/FepE/Etk N-terminal domain-containing protein, with translation MNDAYDTPPQLRALRGIAAPTQLIERVDPLPEPDPGALPWRAYFQTLVARRWLIIGVAALCTLAALAYALAARPVYEANMLLHVEEDTPNASKNILNDVSSLFETKKAAIAEMELLHSRLVVARAVDTLRLYIDARPRYFPLGGEWLAARRGSALSAPGLLGRGGYVWGGEKIEVASFDVPDAMYNQDFAITALGGGRYRLADSKGRPVLEGETGQAAHAAGPDGPIDLLVTRLRANPGARFTLRRSSRLAALEQVQGALQIAEQGKQSGVIAVKLHGANPQQVYATLTEIGTEYMRQNLARRTEEAQKTLAFLDRQLPVLRHQLEAAEASYNGYRSSHATVNLEQEVRIALDTLAAAQTRRSTLTQKRAELLGRYTDEHPLLQALNQQSRETLREIDALETRIRRLPLVEQEQARLARDVKVSTDLYTELLNTAQQLRLVAVGRVGNVRMVDMPVAPERPLKPNRSLIVALGMVTGLFLGALLAFASKALGGGIDDPERIEAMLGARTVHATIPHSRSQDRLRRQARKRAPLLLAQAAPDDAAAESLRAFRATLQFVLPHSRNNVVSCLGPTRRVGASFVSVNLALLMASGGKRTLLIDADLRDGRLHEYFGIERSGGLAECLAGALQPHMAVRHGVADHLDFIPCGSVLPQQTELLQHRHLASLLESLGARYDVVLMTAPPVMEAADALVVGAHAGAVFLVTRAGVTTEVQLNAAVKRLNQAGIAPHGVVFNDA, from the coding sequence ATGAACGACGCTTACGACACCCCGCCGCAACTGCGCGCGCTGCGCGGCATCGCCGCGCCGACCCAACTGATCGAGCGGGTCGATCCGCTGCCCGAGCCGGATCCGGGCGCGCTGCCGTGGCGCGCGTACTTCCAGACGCTGGTCGCGCGCCGCTGGCTGATCATCGGCGTGGCCGCGCTGTGCACCCTGGCGGCGCTGGCGTACGCGCTGGCCGCGCGCCCGGTGTACGAGGCCAACATGCTGCTGCACGTGGAGGAGGACACCCCGAACGCGTCGAAGAACATCCTCAACGACGTGTCGTCGCTGTTCGAAACCAAGAAGGCGGCGATCGCCGAGATGGAACTGCTGCACTCGCGGCTGGTGGTGGCGCGGGCGGTCGACACCTTGCGCCTGTACATCGACGCGCGGCCGCGCTATTTCCCGCTGGGCGGCGAATGGCTCGCGGCGCGCCGCGGCAGCGCGCTGTCCGCGCCCGGCCTGCTGGGCCGCGGCGGCTATGTGTGGGGCGGCGAGAAAATCGAGGTCGCCAGCTTCGACGTGCCCGACGCCATGTACAACCAGGACTTCGCCATCACCGCACTCGGCGGCGGGCGTTACCGGCTCGCCGACAGCAAGGGGCGCCCGGTGCTGGAGGGCGAGACGGGGCAGGCCGCGCACGCCGCCGGCCCCGACGGCCCGATCGACCTGTTGGTGACGCGGCTGCGCGCCAACCCCGGCGCCCGCTTCACGCTGCGCCGCAGCTCGCGCCTGGCCGCGCTCGAGCAGGTGCAGGGCGCGCTGCAGATCGCCGAACAGGGCAAGCAGTCGGGCGTGATCGCGGTCAAGCTGCACGGCGCCAACCCGCAGCAGGTGTACGCCACCCTGACCGAGATCGGCACCGAATACATGCGGCAAAACCTGGCGCGCCGCACCGAGGAGGCGCAAAAGACGCTGGCCTTCCTCGACCGCCAGCTGCCGGTGCTGCGCCACCAGCTCGAAGCCGCCGAGGCCAGCTACAACGGCTACCGCAGCAGCCACGCCACCGTCAACCTCGAGCAGGAGGTGCGCATCGCGCTCGACACCCTGGCGGCGGCGCAGACGCGCCGCAGCACCTTGACGCAAAAACGCGCCGAGCTGCTGGGGCGCTACACCGACGAGCATCCGCTGCTGCAGGCGCTCAACCAGCAGAGCCGCGAGACGCTGCGCGAGATCGACGCGCTCGAGACGCGCATCAGGCGCCTGCCGCTGGTCGAGCAGGAGCAGGCGCGCCTGGCGCGCGACGTCAAGGTCAGCACCGACCTGTACACCGAGCTGCTGAACACGGCGCAGCAGTTGCGCCTGGTGGCGGTGGGGCGGGTGGGCAATGTGCGCATGGTCGATATGCCGGTGGCGCCGGAGCGTCCGCTCAAGCCGAACCGTTCGCTGATCGTGGCGCTGGGCATGGTCACCGGCTTGTTCCTGGGCGCCTTGCTGGCCTTCGCCAGCAAGGCGCTGGGCGGCGGCATCGACGACCCCGAGCGCATCGAGGCGATGCTGGGCGCGCGCACCGTGCATGCGACCATCCCGCACAGCCGCAGCCAGGACCGGCTGCGGCGGCAGGCACGCAAGCGGGCGCCGCTGCTGCTGGCGCAAGCCGCGCCGGACGACGCGGCGGCCGAAAGCCTGCGGGCGTTCCGCGCCACGCTGCAGTTCGTCTTGCCGCACAGCCGCAACAACGTCGTCAGCTGCCTGGGGCCGACGCGGCGGGTGGGCGCCTCGTTCGTGTCGGTCAACCTGGCGCTGCTGATGGCCTCGGGCGGCAAGCGCACCTTGCTGATCGACGCCGACCTGCGCGACGGCCGCCTGCACGAGTACTTCGGCATCGAGCGCTCCGGCGGGCTGGCCGAGTGCCTTGCCGGCGCGCTGCAGCCGCACATGGCGGTGCGCCACGGGGTTGCCGACCATCTTGATTTCATTCCTTGCGGCAGCGTGCTGCCGCAGCAGACGGAGCTGTTGCAGCACCGCCACCTAGCCAGCCTGCTCGAGTCGCTCGGCGCCCGCTACGATGTGGTGCTGATGACGGCACCGCCGGTGATGGAGGCGGCCGACGCGCTGGTCGTCGGGGCCCACGCCGGCGCCGTGTTCCTGGTCACGCGCGCCGGCGTGACCACCGAAGTGCAACTCAACGCGGCGGTCAAGCGGCTCAACCAGGCCGGCATCGCGCCGCACGGGGTGGTGTTCAACGACGCGTGA
- a CDS encoding EAL domain-containing protein, producing the protein MTASRAGDSLRARWLRRGLDTYISLPLFALLLLVAIWLLSLNEIDVERGRARAAAADSLREVLGTYEAQVARGLDGIDQTLRVLKYAVERRGTLGALPELGREGLLPSGLVFTVSIVDRDGMTVAISPRAAPASVADQRYFNFHQQRDSGTTFVGEPARDAANTDWHLHFTRRLDDEKGNFAGIVMVETDPAYFTSGYERSRMGERGMLGLIGTDGVVRALRIGDKVSFGQRLAAQAAPAGPQSVARPQPEDGVSRFSGVSELHGAALKVVAGLDEKEQMAEFERKRREILWRAGAASLALAIATGLLWLWSWQGARHRARVRRAQETYAAASAASLDAFFVMREVRDGTGAIVDFKIVDANLRAEQFTGVSRERLCRTTLLRLVPAARENGMFADLVRVTQAGGVHEQEWENTIPELSARWLHQQVVPVEGGVVAIVRDITERKLAEERMQHLAHHDTLTGLPNRILITERLELTIAEARGHGGADTLLVAFIDLDGFKLVNDGLGHNAGDALLKVVAGRMAACLRPGDTVGRFGGDEFVLMLRQAARDDGQAGAEAVLERVREAVLQPIGVGGQQVQVSCSIGVAVHPHDGADAETLLMHADAAMYRAKELGKNNCQFYAREMNAEIEQKLVLLEGMRQALEHRQFRLVYQPKVDLRSGRIFGAEALVRWVHPEHGVIGPDRFIPLAEESGMIVALGEWVLREACHQNRAWQDAGLAPLCISVNVSPRQFEEGRLVERVALALADSGMAPRWLELEVTEGVIMRDLARALGKMAQLRTMGVALSIDDFGTGYSSLSALKSFPISTLKIDKSFVRDLAHSAGDQAIASSIIGLAHRLKLRVIAEGVETEQQRGFLRANGCDEMQGYLFSEPLPPEQLAALLERSADAAPPPVRLSEVAA; encoded by the coding sequence CGATTCGCTGCGCGAGGTGCTGGGCACCTACGAGGCGCAGGTGGCGCGCGGCCTGGATGGCATCGATCAAACGCTGCGCGTGCTCAAGTACGCGGTCGAGCGGCGCGGTACCCTGGGCGCGCTGCCGGAACTGGGCCGCGAGGGCTTGCTGCCGTCGGGCCTGGTGTTCACCGTCAGCATCGTCGACCGCGACGGCATGACGGTCGCCATCAGTCCGCGCGCGGCGCCGGCCTCGGTGGCCGACCAGCGCTACTTCAACTTCCACCAGCAGCGCGACAGCGGCACGACCTTCGTCGGCGAACCCGCGCGCGATGCCGCCAACACCGACTGGCATCTGCATTTCACGCGCCGGCTCGATGACGAGAAAGGCAACTTCGCCGGCATCGTCATGGTCGAAACCGATCCGGCGTATTTCACCAGCGGCTATGAGCGCAGCCGCATGGGCGAGCGCGGCATGCTGGGGCTGATCGGCACGGACGGCGTGGTGCGCGCCTTGCGCATCGGCGACAAGGTGTCGTTCGGCCAGCGCCTGGCCGCGCAGGCGGCGCCGGCCGGCCCGCAGTCGGTGGCCCGGCCCCAGCCGGAGGACGGCGTGAGCCGCTTCAGCGGAGTGAGCGAACTGCATGGCGCGGCGCTCAAGGTCGTCGCCGGTCTGGACGAGAAGGAACAGATGGCCGAGTTCGAGCGCAAGCGGCGCGAGATCCTGTGGCGGGCCGGCGCGGCCAGCCTGGCGCTGGCGATCGCCACCGGCCTGCTGTGGCTGTGGTCGTGGCAGGGCGCGCGCCACCGCGCCCGCGTGCGGCGCGCGCAGGAAACCTATGCGGCGGCGTCGGCGGCCAGCCTGGACGCCTTCTTCGTCATGCGCGAGGTGCGCGACGGCACCGGCGCGATCGTCGACTTCAAGATCGTCGACGCCAACTTGCGCGCCGAACAGTTCACCGGCGTCAGCCGCGAGCGCCTGTGCCGCACCACCTTGCTGCGGCTGGTGCCGGCGGCGCGCGAGAACGGCATGTTCGCCGACCTGGTGCGCGTGACGCAGGCCGGCGGCGTGCACGAGCAGGAATGGGAAAACACCATCCCAGAGCTGAGCGCGCGCTGGCTGCACCAGCAGGTGGTGCCGGTCGAAGGCGGCGTGGTGGCGATCGTGCGCGACATCACCGAGCGCAAGCTGGCCGAGGAGCGCATGCAGCACCTGGCCCATCACGACACGCTGACCGGCCTGCCGAACCGCATCCTGATTACCGAGCGGCTGGAGCTGACCATCGCGGAGGCGCGTGGACATGGTGGCGCCGACACCTTGCTGGTGGCGTTCATCGATCTCGACGGCTTCAAGCTGGTCAACGACGGCCTGGGTCACAACGCCGGCGACGCGCTGCTCAAGGTGGTGGCCGGGCGCATGGCCGCCTGCCTGCGTCCGGGCGACACCGTGGGCCGCTTCGGCGGCGACGAATTCGTGCTGATGCTGCGGCAGGCCGCCCGCGACGACGGCCAAGCCGGGGCGGAGGCGGTGCTCGAGCGCGTGCGCGAGGCCGTGCTGCAACCGATCGGCGTGGGTGGACAGCAGGTGCAGGTCAGCTGCAGCATCGGCGTGGCGGTCCATCCCCACGACGGCGCCGACGCCGAAACGCTGCTGATGCACGCCGACGCGGCGATGTACCGCGCCAAGGAGCTGGGCAAGAACAACTGCCAGTTCTATGCGCGCGAAATGAACGCCGAGATCGAGCAAAAGCTGGTGCTGCTCGAGGGCATGCGCCAGGCGCTGGAGCACCGGCAGTTCCGGCTGGTGTACCAGCCGAAGGTGGACTTGCGCAGCGGCCGCATTTTCGGCGCCGAGGCGCTGGTGCGCTGGGTGCATCCGGAGCACGGCGTGATCGGGCCGGACCGCTTCATTCCGCTGGCCGAGGAGAGCGGCATGATCGTGGCGCTGGGCGAGTGGGTGCTGCGCGAGGCTTGCCACCAAAACCGCGCCTGGCAGGACGCCGGCCTGGCGCCGCTGTGCATCTCGGTCAACGTTTCGCCGCGCCAGTTTGAGGAGGGCCGGCTGGTCGAGCGGGTGGCGCTGGCGCTGGCCGACAGCGGCATGGCGCCGCGCTGGCTGGAGCTGGAGGTGACCGAGGGCGTGATCATGCGCGACCTGGCGCGCGCGCTCGGCAAGATGGCGCAGTTGCGGACGATGGGCGTGGCGCTGTCGATCGACGACTTCGGCACCGGTTATTCCAGCCTGTCGGCGCTCAAGTCGTTCCCGATCAGCACCCTCAAGATCGACAAGTCCTTCGTGCGCGACCTGGCCCACAGCGCCGGCGACCAGGCCATCGCCAGCTCCATCATCGGCCTGGCGCACCGGCTCAAGCTGCGCGTGATCGCCGAGGGCGTGGAAACCGAGCAGCAGCGCGGCTTCCTGCGCGCCAACGGCTGCGACGAGATGCAGGGCTATCTGTTCAGCGAGCCGCTGCCGCCGGAGCAACTCGCGGCGTTGCTGGAGCGCTCGGCGGACGCCGCGCCGCCGCCCGTGCGGCTCAGCGAGGTCGCCGCGTAG